One bacterium DNA segment encodes these proteins:
- a CDS encoding LysR family transcriptional regulator, translated as MRLAGLDLNLLVVLDALIAESSVTAAAKRLGLSQSATSHALARLRTLLDDPLLERTAQGMVVTPRAAELEMPVRKILDAAGEVLTGGQPFVPGTSRMAVRLGLESAAQLTVLPALVERIRSTAPDVVLTVVPVQADKLVRSLENAEIDFAVTPFAPSGAKGLIVEELVASEYICITRRRRSRKRKTLTLDDFLEADHVTVDYPNLADQEIDELCAARGAQRHIKLTVSTPASIPTIVAGTDLIATIPRALLDVGGEPDGLTRHEPPLELAPALVHLVHHERTQGAAGHEWFLGEVRSLLRDLVGA; from the coding sequence GTGCGACTCGCAGGCCTCGACCTCAATCTTCTGGTGGTCCTCGACGCGCTGATCGCGGAGTCCAGCGTGACCGCGGCCGCGAAGCGCCTCGGCCTCTCGCAGTCGGCGACGAGTCACGCCCTCGCCCGACTTCGGACACTCCTCGACGACCCCCTGCTCGAGCGGACCGCGCAAGGCATGGTCGTCACGCCGAGGGCCGCCGAGCTCGAGATGCCCGTCCGGAAGATTCTCGACGCCGCCGGAGAGGTCCTGACGGGAGGCCAGCCCTTCGTCCCAGGCACGTCCCGGATGGCCGTGCGCCTCGGCCTCGAGAGCGCCGCACAGCTCACCGTGCTGCCGGCCCTGGTGGAACGTATCCGGTCGACGGCCCCGGACGTCGTGCTGACGGTCGTTCCGGTACAGGCGGACAAGCTCGTGCGGTCGCTCGAGAACGCCGAGATCGACTTCGCCGTCACGCCCTTCGCTCCGAGCGGCGCGAAGGGGCTGATCGTCGAGGAGCTCGTCGCGAGCGAATACATCTGCATCACCCGCCGCAGGCGATCCAGGAAACGCAAGACGCTGACCCTGGATGACTTCCTCGAAGCGGATCACGTCACCGTCGACTATCCCAATCTGGCGGACCAGGAGATCGATGAACTCTGCGCGGCCCGCGGAGCGCAGCGACACATCAAGCTGACCGTCTCGACGCCCGCCTCGATTCCCACGATCGTCGCGGGCACGGACCTCATCGCGACGATTCCGCGCGCCTTGCTGGACGTCGGCGGCGAGCCCGACGGACTGACGAGACACGAACCACCGCTCGAGCTGGCCCCCGCCCTCGTCCATCTCGTCCACCATGAACGGACGCAGGGCGCCGCCGGTCACGAGTGGTTCCTCGGCGAAGTCCGATCACTCCTGCGGGATCTCGTCGGCGCTTGA
- a CDS encoding enoyl-CoA hydratase-related protein: protein MPARFELPADHPHVAVVTIDRPDRANCLDPETLRDLAAHWAHINEDDEIRVAILTGAGNRVFCAGMDMTKTIPASQALARGEQIDPVDFEGLRAAGHATLVKTQLRVPLIAAVNGHARAGGFDLMLGTELRYAVPEATFALEEVALGLYPTGQATIALPRQIDAVHANHLLYTAQPIDAEHALRIGLVNELVPADRLMERVFEVADQIAANAPLAVRATLSGVRELEGMSLENAYSRQEELGKPLRRTEDAREAQRAFVQKRPPRFSGR, encoded by the coding sequence ATGCCCGCGCGCTTCGAGCTGCCCGCCGACCACCCCCACGTCGCCGTCGTGACGATCGACCGCCCCGACCGCGCCAACTGTCTCGACCCGGAGACGCTGCGCGATCTCGCTGCCCATTGGGCTCACATCAATGAGGACGACGAGATCCGGGTGGCGATCCTGACCGGCGCCGGGAACCGCGTGTTCTGTGCCGGAATGGACATGACGAAGACCATTCCCGCCTCCCAGGCGCTGGCCCGGGGCGAGCAGATCGATCCCGTCGACTTCGAGGGGCTCCGCGCGGCGGGTCACGCCACCCTCGTGAAGACCCAGCTGCGCGTCCCGCTGATCGCCGCCGTCAACGGACACGCCCGAGCGGGGGGCTTCGACCTCATGCTGGGCACGGAGCTCCGCTATGCAGTGCCCGAGGCCACCTTCGCGCTCGAAGAGGTGGCCCTCGGTCTCTACCCCACCGGCCAGGCCACGATCGCCCTCCCCCGCCAGATCGACGCAGTCCACGCAAACCACCTTCTATATACAGCCCAGCCGATCGACGCCGAGCACGCCCTGAGAATCGGGCTCGTCAACGAGCTGGTCCCGGCCGACCGACTGATGGAGCGCGTCTTCGAGGTCGCCGACCAGATCGCGGCCAACGCGCCGCTCGCCGTCCGGGCCACGCTCTCGGGCGTCCGTGAGCTCGAGGGAATGAGTCTCGAGAACGCGTATTCTCGTCAGGAAGAGCTCGGAAAGCCCCTCCGCCGCACGGAGGACGCGCGAGAGGCGCAGCGGGCCTTCGTCCAGAAGCGCCCGCCGCGATTCTCCGGGAGGTAG
- a CDS encoding PAS domain S-box protein — MPPSHRERALLRHATDAVVELGIDGRLLYVSPAIEPILARPPEFFVGRSFVEVIVPEDRAATLAAFQKIVATGAEPTVHFRVPRSDGLRVEFEARVRSFEEGDGPRRVVAVLRDVTEQSAQSAVARKRDDHYRTIVESGGRPAAILDRSGAVLFSNRAFKTAFGHEVSVHDLFPRMSDDVRQAMETVWYDSVRLDRPGRGAGDFVYENDDGTESWYAASWEPFQTEDEQRNFAVVYEDITARKQVELALRSIAKGVAVDGREGLEQNLVSIGRALGLDRIVLAGIAPDDPGHAHVAVGFEDGEPMARERFALGQLPDATAAGGDACVFPSGVSALVPEVAERLSPTFESYAGQPLHRADGVVIGFVGGYGRQPILDADLVRSLLSAFATHAAAAIDRQRADAEIRANQHRFEALSRQHHELLIEIDERGRILFASEASLPMLGFTPQEMIGRSIPQMVHPDDRAANREFQKGLFTGEGQSFAINRIEHQDGTYRWLESRSSSFDAPEGTLHALIVSRDVTDRRRTEFGRDLLYRVVQEGTDLVFICDTDTTLRFANDAASRRLGASFAPGSEPRVEGPHLDELLSTVDAARLENEILPLLTPAQPWSGELHLRNPAGEAPIPTEATVFLFLGEREEDASYLAVTLRDIGARRSAEEALRESELRLNQAQKMEAVGRLAGGIAHDFNNLLTAIIGYSDLVLDELGEGHGARRDAEEILRAAERAGGLTRQLLAFSRRQVLQPEPVDLNAVVADIDRMMRRLIGENIELVTLQDGELRSIIADPGQIEQVIVNLVVNARDAMPQGGRLQIETANHVARTDRRTESGVVEAGNYVLLRVSDTGIGMDDDTRAQIFEPFFTTKETHQGTGLGLASVYGIVSQSGGQIDVDSTPGAGTSFTIYFPVAATGAATDDTSTDKRQIGGNETILLVEDADPVRRLVRRTLEKSGYRVLCAESATAALRHCARHEGAIDLLLSDVVLPKVAGPEIASRARELRPGIRVLFMSGFTDETLSRHGLDPTRAELIEKPFTPATLLTRIRTLLDGD; from the coding sequence GTGCCCCCCAGCCACCGTGAACGGGCGCTCCTGCGCCACGCGACCGACGCCGTCGTCGAACTGGGCATCGACGGCCGCCTGCTCTACGTGTCCCCCGCGATCGAGCCGATCCTTGCTCGCCCTCCGGAGTTCTTCGTCGGTCGCAGCTTCGTCGAAGTGATCGTGCCCGAGGATCGCGCGGCGACCCTGGCCGCCTTCCAGAAGATCGTGGCGACGGGCGCCGAGCCGACGGTGCATTTCCGGGTTCCGCGAAGCGACGGCCTGCGCGTCGAGTTCGAGGCGAGGGTCCGCAGCTTCGAAGAAGGAGACGGGCCGCGCAGGGTCGTCGCCGTCCTCCGTGACGTGACCGAGCAGAGCGCGCAGTCCGCCGTCGCACGGAAGCGGGACGACCACTACCGCACGATCGTCGAGTCCGGTGGCCGTCCGGCCGCCATTCTCGATCGCAGCGGTGCCGTCCTCTTCTCGAACCGGGCCTTCAAGACCGCCTTCGGCCACGAAGTCTCCGTGCACGACCTCTTCCCGCGCATGTCGGACGACGTGCGTCAGGCGATGGAGACGGTCTGGTACGACTCGGTTCGCCTCGATCGCCCCGGACGAGGAGCCGGTGACTTCGTCTACGAGAACGACGACGGAACCGAGTCCTGGTACGCGGCGAGCTGGGAGCCCTTCCAGACCGAAGACGAGCAGCGCAACTTCGCCGTCGTCTACGAGGACATCACGGCCCGGAAGCAGGTCGAGCTCGCGCTCCGCTCGATCGCCAAGGGCGTCGCCGTCGACGGACGGGAGGGCCTCGAGCAGAACCTCGTCTCCATCGGTCGGGCGCTCGGCCTCGATCGGATCGTGCTCGCGGGCATCGCCCCCGACGACCCGGGCCACGCCCACGTCGCCGTCGGCTTCGAGGACGGCGAGCCGATGGCGCGCGAACGCTTCGCGCTCGGGCAGCTGCCCGATGCGACCGCCGCCGGCGGCGACGCGTGCGTCTTCCCGTCGGGCGTGTCGGCCCTCGTGCCCGAGGTCGCCGAACGCCTGTCGCCCACCTTCGAGAGCTACGCGGGCCAACCGCTCCATCGCGCGGACGGCGTCGTGATCGGTTTCGTCGGCGGTTACGGCCGCCAGCCGATCCTCGATGCAGACCTCGTCCGGTCGCTCCTCTCCGCCTTCGCGACCCACGCCGCCGCCGCCATCGATCGTCAGCGCGCGGATGCGGAGATCCGCGCGAACCAACACCGCTTCGAGGCGCTCTCTCGCCAGCACCACGAGCTCCTGATCGAGATCGACGAACGGGGCCGGATCCTCTTCGCGTCGGAGGCGAGCCTCCCGATGCTCGGCTTCACGCCCCAGGAGATGATCGGGCGCAGCATCCCGCAAATGGTGCACCCCGACGACCGCGCGGCGAATCGCGAATTCCAGAAGGGGCTCTTCACGGGCGAGGGCCAGTCGTTCGCCATCAACCGAATCGAGCACCAGGACGGGACCTACCGCTGGCTCGAGTCACGGAGCAGCTCCTTCGACGCTCCGGAAGGAACGCTCCACGCGCTGATCGTCTCCCGCGACGTGACCGACCGGCGCCGCACGGAGTTCGGGCGCGACCTGCTCTACCGCGTCGTCCAGGAAGGCACGGATCTCGTCTTCATCTGCGATACGGACACGACGCTGCGCTTCGCGAACGACGCCGCCTCACGCCGACTGGGTGCTTCCTTCGCGCCCGGCAGCGAGCCGCGAGTCGAGGGGCCCCACCTCGACGAGCTGCTCTCGACCGTGGACGCGGCGCGGCTCGAGAACGAGATCCTGCCACTCCTCACCCCGGCTCAGCCATGGTCGGGCGAGCTGCACCTGCGCAACCCGGCCGGCGAAGCACCCATCCCGACCGAGGCCACCGTCTTCCTCTTCCTGGGCGAGCGCGAGGAGGACGCGTCCTATCTCGCGGTCACGCTTCGCGACATCGGCGCGCGCCGCTCCGCCGAAGAGGCGCTCCGCGAGAGCGAGCTCCGACTCAACCAGGCCCAGAAGATGGAAGCCGTCGGACGCCTCGCCGGCGGGATCGCCCACGACTTCAACAACCTCCTCACCGCCATCATCGGCTACAGCGACCTCGTGCTCGACGAGCTCGGCGAGGGGCACGGCGCACGACGGGACGCCGAAGAGATCCTTCGCGCCGCGGAGCGAGCGGGGGGCCTCACGCGCCAGCTGCTCGCGTTCAGCCGGCGCCAGGTCCTCCAGCCGGAGCCCGTCGACCTGAACGCGGTCGTCGCCGACATCGACCGCATGATGCGCCGGCTGATCGGCGAGAACATCGAGCTCGTGACCCTTCAGGACGGCGAGCTGCGTTCGATCATCGCCGATCCCGGCCAGATCGAGCAGGTGATCGTGAACCTCGTGGTGAACGCGCGGGACGCGATGCCGCAGGGAGGCCGCCTGCAGATCGAGACCGCGAATCACGTCGCGCGAACCGACCGTCGCACCGAGTCGGGCGTCGTCGAAGCCGGCAACTACGTGCTGCTCCGCGTCTCCGACACCGGCATCGGCATGGACGACGACACGCGCGCCCAGATCTTCGAGCCCTTCTTCACGACGAAGGAGACCCACCAGGGCACGGGGCTGGGCCTCGCTTCGGTCTACGGCATCGTGAGCCAGAGCGGCGGCCAGATCGACGTCGACTCGACGCCGGGCGCGGGCACCTCCTTCACGATCTACTTCCCGGTCGCCGCGACGGGGGCCGCGACGGACGACACGTCGACGGACAAGCGACAGATCGGCGGAAACGAGACGATCCTCCTCGTCGAGGACGCGGACCCGGTCCGGCGGCTCGTCCGGCGGACGCTCGAGAAGAGCGGCTACCGCGTCCTCTGCGCAGAGTCCGCGACCGCGGCCCTGCGACACTGCGCCCGGCACGAGGGCGCGATCGACCTGCTGCTCAGCGATGTCGTCCTGCCGAAGGTGGCCGGGCCCGAAATCGCAAGCAGAGCGAGGGAGTTACGACCAGGGATTCGCGTGCTCTTCATGTCCGGGTTCACCGACGAAACGCTCTCACGGCACGGGCTGGACCCGACCCGCGCGGAGCTGATCGAGAAACCCTTCACGCCCGCCACGCTGCTCACCCGGATCCGCACGCTCCTCGACGGCGACTAG
- a CDS encoding sulfite exporter TauE/SafE family protein, which yields MEDPTTWLLLAVGGLVAGVINTLAGGGSLITVPLLVMVGLPATTANGTNRIGVLFQNGVAIWRFRKEGLDGLRGAAPVLVPVLLGSVVGAEGASRMSAELFRQAFGVAMIALLYPMLRRAPAREENADESPRSRWWNALIFFGIGLYGGAIQAGVGLFLIAALARSGLDLVRANAIKVVIIGALTVVAVPVFILHGQVDWAPASALVVGFALGGEVGARAAVLGGEKLIRPVLVLSVVAMSGRMLGLY from the coding sequence ATGGAAGACCCGACGACCTGGCTCCTGCTCGCCGTCGGCGGGCTCGTCGCGGGCGTGATCAACACCCTCGCCGGCGGAGGCTCCCTGATCACGGTCCCGCTCCTCGTGATGGTGGGACTGCCCGCCACGACGGCGAACGGCACGAACCGGATCGGCGTGCTCTTCCAGAACGGCGTCGCCATCTGGCGTTTCCGGAAGGAAGGCCTCGACGGTCTGCGTGGCGCGGCGCCGGTCCTGGTGCCCGTCCTGCTCGGCTCGGTGGTCGGCGCCGAAGGGGCGTCGCGCATGTCGGCGGAGCTGTTCCGACAGGCCTTCGGCGTCGCCATGATCGCACTGCTCTACCCGATGTTGCGTCGGGCGCCGGCTCGGGAGGAGAACGCTGATGAGAGTCCGCGTTCTCGATGGTGGAATGCGCTCATCTTCTTCGGGATCGGGCTCTACGGCGGCGCGATCCAGGCCGGCGTCGGCCTCTTCCTGATCGCCGCCCTCGCCCGCAGCGGCCTCGACCTGGTTCGCGCCAACGCGATCAAGGTCGTGATCATCGGCGCGCTGACCGTCGTCGCCGTGCCGGTCTTCATCCTGCACGGACAGGTCGACTGGGCCCCCGCCTCGGCGCTCGTCGTCGGCTTCGCACTCGGAGGCGAAGTCGGCGCGCGCGCCGCAGTCCTCGGCGGGGAGAAGCTGATCCGCCCCGTGCTCGTCCTCTCCGTCGTCGCCATGTCGGGGCGCATGCTCGGCCTCTACTGA
- a CDS encoding prolyl oligopeptidase family serine peptidase yields the protein MTIERACGSWETPIGSADLVRGALRLGAPRIEAGFLYWLEGRPDEGGRQVVVRASLPSAPGGEVGRTREASPPGVNVRTRVHEYGGGEYTVWRDRLYYVDDAGQRILGGRVGGPVEPMVDPGSAWADLTVTPDGAWLLAIEERPRAGTEPENRVMAIPLDAAGARAGAPRGVAAGHDFYASITVAPAGDRVAFLAWDHPNMPWNGTLLETVAWGPEGPAGAARAVAGGASESLFQPRFSADGALFVATDASGWWNLARLGDAGLVPIHHEAFEVGRPQWQFGMSAWVFAAGGIVAAAQASAVDRLVEIDVEKGDSRDRSGGASSIDGLTSGEGWLAYIGAGADRGAAVCLQPEAGGEVLRVRESSGLALPGDVVSRAEVVSLPSRDGRTVHAFLYGPRSGAQVPRPGERPPLLVKSHGGPTAAASSALDPRIQYWTSRGFAVADVNYGGSTGHGRTYRDLLAGQWGIVDVEDCVAVAETLAGEGRVDGDRLAISGGSAGGYTVLAALAFHDTFSAGASHYGIGDLEALARDTHKFESRYTDWLVGPLPESEAIYRERSPIHHVDGLSCPVVFFQGLEDKVVPPNQAEAMVDALAARGLAHAYVPFEGEQHGFRRAENIRTALDGELYFYSRIFGFEAPRPDAVRVVEPS from the coding sequence GTGACGATCGAGAGGGCCTGTGGCAGCTGGGAGACGCCGATCGGATCGGCGGACCTGGTGCGGGGGGCCCTGCGCCTCGGCGCGCCGCGAATCGAGGCCGGCTTTCTCTACTGGCTCGAGGGCCGCCCCGACGAGGGCGGCCGACAGGTCGTGGTCCGTGCGTCGCTCCCCTCGGCGCCGGGCGGCGAGGTCGGAAGGACTCGAGAGGCGAGTCCACCCGGCGTCAACGTGCGCACCCGGGTGCACGAGTACGGTGGGGGGGAGTACACGGTCTGGCGCGATCGCCTCTATTACGTCGACGACGCCGGCCAGCGGATCCTGGGCGGGCGGGTCGGCGGGCCCGTCGAACCGATGGTCGATCCCGGGAGCGCCTGGGCCGATCTGACGGTGACCCCGGACGGCGCCTGGCTGCTCGCGATCGAAGAGCGACCCCGCGCAGGGACCGAGCCCGAGAACCGCGTGATGGCGATCCCGCTCGACGCGGCCGGTGCGCGAGCGGGCGCGCCGCGGGGGGTGGCCGCGGGGCACGACTTCTACGCCTCGATCACGGTCGCGCCCGCCGGCGACCGCGTCGCGTTTCTCGCCTGGGACCATCCGAACATGCCGTGGAACGGGACCCTCCTCGAGACGGTCGCCTGGGGTCCGGAGGGACCGGCCGGGGCCGCTCGGGCCGTCGCCGGCGGCGCGTCGGAATCGCTGTTCCAGCCGCGCTTCTCCGCCGACGGGGCGCTCTTCGTCGCCACTGATGCGAGCGGGTGGTGGAACCTCGCGCGGCTCGGCGACGCGGGGCTCGTTCCGATCCATCACGAGGCCTTCGAAGTCGGGCGTCCGCAGTGGCAGTTCGGCATGTCCGCCTGGGTCTTCGCGGCCGGCGGCATCGTGGCGGCTGCTCAAGCGTCTGCGGTCGACCGTCTCGTAGAGATCGATGTCGAGAAGGGAGATTCTCGTGATCGCAGCGGGGGCGCGTCCAGCATCGATGGTCTCACGAGCGGCGAGGGCTGGCTCGCGTACATCGGCGCCGGCGCGGATCGCGGCGCGGCCGTCTGTCTGCAGCCCGAGGCCGGGGGCGAGGTGCTGCGCGTCCGCGAGAGCAGCGGTCTGGCGCTGCCCGGCGACGTGGTGAGTCGCGCCGAGGTCGTCTCGCTCCCCTCGCGCGACGGCCGCACTGTGCATGCCTTTCTCTACGGGCCTAGGTCGGGAGCCCAGGTCCCGCGACCCGGAGAACGGCCGCCGCTGCTGGTGAAGAGCCATGGGGGACCGACCGCCGCGGCGAGCTCGGCCCTCGATCCGCGGATCCAGTACTGGACGAGTCGCGGCTTCGCCGTCGCCGACGTGAACTACGGCGGATCGACCGGCCATGGCCGGACCTACCGCGACCTGCTGGCGGGCCAGTGGGGAATCGTCGACGTCGAGGACTGCGTCGCGGTCGCGGAGACCCTCGCGGGGGAAGGCCGGGTCGATGGCGATCGTCTCGCGATCAGCGGCGGCAGCGCGGGCGGCTACACGGTGCTGGCCGCGTTGGCCTTCCACGACACGTTCTCCGCCGGGGCGAGCCACTACGGAATCGGCGACCTCGAGGCGCTCGCTCGCGACACCCACAAGTTCGAGTCGCGCTACACGGACTGGCTCGTCGGGCCTTTGCCCGAGTCCGAGGCGATCTACCGCGAGCGCTCGCCGATCCACCACGTCGACGGGCTCTCGTGTCCGGTCGTCTTCTTTCAGGGCCTCGAGGACAAGGTCGTCCCGCCGAATCAGGCGGAGGCGATGGTCGACGCCCTCGCCGCGCGCGGACTCGCGCACGCCTACGTGCCCTTCGAGGGAGAGCAGCACGGTTTTCGTCGTGCCGAGAACATCCGAACGGCGCTCGACGGGGAGCTCTATTTCTACTCGCGGATCTTCGGGTTCGAGGCTCCGCGTCCGGACGCGGTGCGCGTCGTCGAGCCTTCATGA
- a CDS encoding DnaJ domain-containing protein gives MEGQWIDAPDEGGLDAVSVPQILAQAWRDERTGLLALSHGQRERKLLVRAGAPISISAPRNQDEFAAFLANTGRIDGTQRVEVERLAAERGCPQVSAVLALELLDPKALYLAMRAETRARIADTFEWGAGQYRWTEAPPEADDPKTARPFDLLALLQEELPRRWGTDRLFGAIVAVEGLHGDITPRHRKVTRKLAEAGDMAARAIAGLDGTRPIGRVLGDCAGDPLAAATLWAVVFSGVLRRIEPPTEATETRFDFEVEVAGAGASTAARPAAATKTAGAASAAGSNPKAEALREEIDALRGQLADLDHYAALGLEEDAGAAQIKKAYFKAAKKYHPDALGRLGLDDHKEAAAQVFARIAEAFEVLSDPDKKKAYDAGGSEELQIDTARLAQAETSYRKGEILAKMGNFEGALEYFEPAVELWPDEPAYQMGLGWALFKQPRSDHARALQHLEIALEQAPDEAVVLYRLGLVLRAAGETNRANELIARARAIDPDVAE, from the coding sequence GTGGAGGGGCAGTGGATCGACGCACCGGACGAGGGCGGCCTCGACGCGGTCAGCGTTCCCCAGATCCTCGCCCAGGCGTGGCGTGACGAGCGCACGGGTCTGCTCGCGCTCTCCCATGGTCAGCGCGAACGCAAGCTGCTGGTCCGCGCGGGTGCGCCGATCTCGATCTCGGCCCCGCGGAACCAGGACGAGTTCGCGGCCTTCCTGGCGAACACCGGCCGAATCGACGGCACCCAACGTGTCGAGGTCGAACGGCTCGCCGCCGAGCGCGGCTGTCCCCAGGTCTCCGCCGTGCTCGCCCTCGAGCTGCTCGACCCGAAGGCGCTCTATCTGGCGATGCGCGCGGAGACCCGCGCGCGGATCGCCGACACGTTCGAGTGGGGCGCCGGCCAGTACCGCTGGACCGAGGCCCCGCCCGAGGCCGACGACCCGAAGACCGCGCGCCCCTTCGACCTGCTCGCGCTCCTCCAGGAAGAGCTGCCGCGCCGCTGGGGAACGGACCGACTCTTCGGCGCGATCGTCGCGGTCGAGGGGCTCCACGGCGACATCACCCCGCGTCACCGCAAGGTCACGCGAAAGCTCGCGGAGGCCGGCGATATGGCGGCGCGGGCGATCGCCGGCCTCGACGGAACGCGGCCGATCGGGCGCGTCCTCGGCGACTGCGCGGGCGATCCCCTCGCGGCGGCCACGCTCTGGGCCGTGGTCTTCAGCGGCGTCCTCCGACGGATCGAGCCCCCGACCGAGGCGACCGAAACCCGTTTCGACTTCGAAGTGGAGGTCGCCGGCGCAGGCGCATCGACCGCCGCCCGACCCGCCGCCGCGACGAAGACCGCGGGGGCCGCCTCGGCGGCCGGCTCGAACCCGAAGGCCGAAGCGCTCCGGGAAGAGATCGACGCGCTACGAGGACAGCTCGCCGACCTCGACCACTACGCCGCGCTCGGACTCGAGGAGGATGCCGGCGCCGCGCAGATCAAGAAGGCGTACTTCAAGGCCGCGAAGAAGTACCACCCGGATGCGCTCGGGCGACTCGGCCTCGACGATCACAAGGAAGCCGCCGCACAGGTCTTCGCCCGGATCGCCGAGGCCTTCGAAGTCCTGTCGGATCCGGACAAGAAGAAGGCCTACGACGCGGGCGGAAGCGAAGAACTCCAGATCGACACCGCCCGCCTGGCCCAGGCGGAGACCTCGTATCGCAAGGGCGAGATCCTCGCGAAGATGGGCAACTTCGAAGGCGCGCTCGAGTATTTCGAGCCCGCGGTCGAGCTCTGGCCGGACGAGCCCGCCTACCAGATGGGGCTCGGCTGGGCGCTCTTCAAGCAACCGCGATCGGACCATGCGCGCGCCCTCCAGCATCTCGAGATCGCCCTCGAGCAGGCACCGGACGAGGCGGTCGTGCTCTACCGACTCGGCCTCGTACTTCGCGCCGCCGGCGAGACGAATCGAGCGAACGAGCTGATCGCCCGGGCCCGGGCGATCGACCCGGACGTCGCGGAGTAG
- a CDS encoding response regulator, whose translation MQNHTVLFVDDEVNILKALQRLLRNEPIDVLTANSPAEAFELIDRVGPQVIVSDQRMPEMSGVDFLSAVRDRHSDVVRMMLTGYTDMTIAVEAINKGEIYRLITKPWNDEELKATLRQAFDHYDLKAEIKRLNSVTREQNFKLQDMNKNLEEKVRERTKQLDGKNTELKTAYIQTIRALAEAIDAKDAYTRGHSERVAVYASRIARELNLRKELIERVYFAGLLHDVGKIGIPDAIITKPDRLNEAEYEEIKRHPEIGAKILEPVEFLRSVVPCVRHHHEWYDGCQHGYPDRLAGDQIPLPSRVIVVADTVEAMTSDRPYRKALPIDVVVKEMHKYSGTQFDPVVVEAFLRLLEDEGEAFISKDQKFDIYAFIEG comes from the coding sequence GTGCAGAACCACACCGTCCTTTTCGTCGATGACGAAGTCAACATCCTGAAGGCGCTCCAGCGCCTGCTCCGCAACGAGCCGATCGACGTGCTGACCGCCAACAGCCCGGCCGAGGCGTTCGAGCTGATCGACCGTGTCGGGCCCCAGGTGATCGTCTCCGACCAGCGGATGCCCGAGATGAGCGGTGTCGACTTCCTCTCGGCGGTGCGTGATCGCCATTCGGACGTCGTGCGCATGATGCTCACCGGATACACCGACATGACGATCGCCGTCGAGGCGATCAACAAGGGCGAGATCTACCGCCTGATCACCAAGCCGTGGAACGACGAGGAGCTGAAGGCGACCCTCCGCCAGGCCTTCGACCACTACGACCTCAAGGCCGAGATCAAGCGTCTCAATTCCGTCACCCGCGAGCAGAACTTCAAGCTCCAGGACATGAACAAGAACCTGGAGGAGAAGGTTCGCGAACGAACCAAGCAGCTCGACGGGAAGAACACCGAGCTCAAGACCGCGTACATCCAGACGATCCGCGCGCTCGCGGAGGCGATCGACGCCAAGGATGCGTATACCCGCGGCCACTCCGAGCGCGTCGCCGTCTACGCCTCGCGAATCGCCCGCGAGCTCAACCTCCGCAAGGAGCTGATCGAGCGCGTCTACTTCGCCGGCCTGCTCCACGACGTCGGCAAGATCGGGATCCCGGACGCGATCATCACCAAACCCGATCGCCTCAACGAGGCGGAGTACGAAGAGATCAAGCGCCACCCCGAGATCGGCGCGAAGATCCTCGAGCCGGTCGAGTTCCTGCGCAGCGTCGTCCCCTGCGTCCGCCACCATCACGAGTGGTACGACGGCTGCCAGCACGGCTACCCGGACCGGCTCGCCGGCGACCAGATCCCGCTGCCGTCACGCGTGATCGTCGTCGCCGACACGGTCGAGGCCATGACCTCCGATCGTCCCTATCGAAAGGCGCTCCCGATCGACGTGGTCGTGAAGGAGATGCACAAGTACTCCGGAACCCAGTTCGACCCGGTCGTGGTCGAAGCGTTCCTGAGGCTCCTCGAAGACGAAGGCGAAGCCTTCATCAGCAAGGACCAGAAGTTCGACATCTACGCCTTCATCGAAGGCTGA